TTTGCAAGAACTGAAACAGGGTGAATCTTCCTTTGATTCCTCATAATTGTTCGAGCCAAGTTTGCGACGGAGTACCCTATAGCCCAAGAAGTGTACCCTTTTAAACTGATCACTTCATATGCGCCGTTTATAACCTCCTTATGTATGTTCTCTAGCATTTCTTTCTCATAAGCTATTTGTTGTTTCTCCAAAAAGCTTAGCACTGGAACACCTCCGACACTAATGCTTGACCATAATGCCACTGAACTATCACCATGTTCCCCCACTATGTATGCCTACAATATCAACTTAAACTgataaaatattgagtttacTATTTGTTGATCGTGACCAGTGTTAGTTCTAAATTGCATTCTGCAATTGCTCTTGCATTGCATGTTTGGTATTATAGTGAGTTTGCTAAAATCACGGCTGCGATTTTGGAAAAACTATTCACTGTGATACCAAACATGTGCGCAAGTGCAATGGGGAATGATCGacgatatattttttttaaagcaataAGGAAAAAAGTTGTACCTGCACATCTTGAGCATTAACATCAAGATGATCAGCAATAAGGAAACGGAAGCGAGAGGAATCCAAATTAGTGCCTGAACCAATGACGCGGTTGGAGGGGAAACCAGAAAGTTTCCAAGCAATGTAAGTGAGCACATCAACAGGATTGGAAACAATTAGAAGAACACAATGAGGAGAGTAACGAACCAAAGgcggtataatttttttaaacaaagctACATTCCTTTGTAGCAAATTCAATCTGGACTCGCCATTAATCTGACGAGCCCCAGCAGTGACGATGCAGAGGTCGGAACCCATCGTCACTGAATAGTCAGTGGAGGCCTGGATCTTAGTGCGGGGGAGGAAGGCCGCAGCATGTTGTAGATCCAGCATCTCACCTCGTAGTTTGTCAGGAATGGCGTCAACAAGAACAAGCTCGTCGACTAGGTCTTGTGTTAGGATGGTTTGAGCTATAGCCATTCCCACGTTGCCTGCGCCGATAACTGAGATCTTGTTGTGGCGTTTGGTTGGAGAAGGAGGTGAGGCATGTTGGATGGACTTGAAGAAGGATTGAGTTAGGTCCAAACCATCTGGTCCCAATGATGAACCTGATATGCTTTTGTGCATTTTGATTTGCTTGTGCTGATTTGAGTAAAGGTAAATGTGAAGTGTGTGATGGgaaaatttgatttgtttttttatgtgatGATATGTGTTACTAAATTGGAAGCGTGTATTTATAAGAATGTTGAGGAATGAGATAAACAACGGTGGAATTTAATGGTTTTAGACCTTGTTGCTTGGAGGGAAAGTtaagaatagttttttttcaaTGGTCAGCAAACAAACACAGTATGATTTATTTCATTGTTTCTCGAAAATGAGATGTAGTGGGTGGTTGAGATCAAAATTGCGTTATTCTGCCGGGGACCATTCTACTTTCCTTTTGCCTCTGTTTTGGGCAAAATTTTCTTGCTTTGGGGAGGAAAGTTAGGCTTTTCAACACTTTCTAGATTTTTCAAAAGTAGTAAGTAGTATAACACTTCATAACGTTGAAAAGTTAATATAACTGAAAGagtttcttttttaagaaatgaataGAATTTAATTAGCATTATGAATTGTTTGCTATATAATGTTTTGGGATGACTTTTTCTACTTATTACATAAATTGTGTATAATTATGAAAGGAGTATCGTTGAGCTTTGAACAACTATAATATATGAATATATTGTACATTACATTTTCACTTGCAATTTTAAGAGTGTGTATGCACGGGCGAATTTCACTTGAAATTTTAAAAGTGTGTATGTCGGGCTTTATAACAATGGGGTAgcaattttccttaaaaaaaaggtagcaaTGGCTACCtcaaaagagaaaggaaaaagttgaaaaattagcttagttttatatttaactaCTCCTTTAATATATTTGGctactacaaaaaaaattgttggatcAAAGAgtgataatattaaaaaaatattgataatataATTAGTATGGTGTCAATTAAATACTAAATTTGACTTCATAAAACTCCTTAGAGCTCAACATCTATAAATAACTATtcttaacttttattttcttcgttgttgtttcattaaatataagtaaacattattgcaaatttattttacttattgattaagttttatttattattttttgagttttgctAATTGGTCCCTGCATTTTTTGAATTATGCAAATTGGTCTCTatacattttcaaaaattaaaatttgatctctattttctttttaaaatgaataattttatttctatatccaaacaaaatatatatataaaaatgctaccatcaaaaatttaaattgtttagAATTCTAAATTTCCTAGAATTTCTAATTGAGCATTACTATGTCAAACAAAGGCTACCATCACGAAACTCAAGTGAATACTTACATGTTGCTTTTATATAAGAACTAAGAAGATTAGTCAAAGTTTCAACTCCAACTTAGCGGAAAACACATGCATaaaggtgaaaaaaaaaatatattactcaAAGCACATTATGAGTCATCTCACTTAATATATTACTTAACATTCACTTGATGCACAACATTACAATATTGTGTACTTAGcttcataatttatatttaaaaaaaaaacatctaatTGACTGTGCATGTTTAGAATCATGATAGTGTAGACAAAATCACAAAGGCAGGGTGGTTTTGTTGAAGTTCCATAATGATTTATCgtaattttgtcaaacttacCGTGAATTAAAACATAACTTGAGTAGTAATGGTCATAATGGTATAATATATCGGGGTATTACACATTTCGCCAATGCAGTATTGCATGTGCCTTTATATTTGATGGTTTACTTCATCCTATAGCTACAATACAAACTTTGACGAAAGGCTAAAACTACTAAAGTACCTTTAAGTGAGCTTGTTTGTGAAGTAATTAAACATATATTGTAttattatagtatttttagtAGAGTGAGTCATGGCTTTTCATTGTGAATAGGTGCTTTCCGATGAGGTTGTGCATAATCCTCAACTATGTCCTCAGCATTCTCATTGGTGTTTATAACCATTGTTTCTTCAACATGGTGCGTAGCTGGTCCCAGCATTGACCTTGCATGTCCCCTTTCATCCTGCACAACCATGTCTCATCGTTTTCtatcattcaaatcatatttCTAAACCAACAAACACGTatatatgtataatattatatcacaccatgttaattttttttggagtttctTTACGTCGGCACAGTAAAACTGAAAGTGGCTCTAGTCTTGGTTTACAATTGGCATATGCAATCTCAATTTTAAATGAAAGCAGATGGCCTTTAATATTAACATGATTCAAAGGGGAATCTTACTATTTCTAGTATAGTAAAGGTTTTG
Above is a genomic segment from Medicago truncatula cultivar Jemalong A17 chromosome 5, MtrunA17r5.0-ANR, whole genome shotgun sequence containing:
- the LOC11427630 gene encoding L-lactate dehydrogenase B; its protein translation is MHKSISGSSLGPDGLDLTQSFFKSIQHASPPSPTKRHNKISVIGAGNVGMAIAQTILTQDLVDELVLVDAIPDKLRGEMLDLQHAAAFLPRTKIQASTDYSVTMGSDLCIVTAGARQINGESRLNLLQRNVALFKKIIPPLVRYSPHCVLLIVSNPVDVLTYIAWKLSGFPSNRVIGSGTNLDSSRFRFLIADHLDVNAQDVQAYIVGEHGDSSVALWSSISVGGVPVLSFLEKQQIAYEKEMLENIHKEVINGAYEVISLKGYTSWAIGYSVANLARTIMRNQRKIHPVSVLAKGFYGIDGGEVFISLPAQLGRGGVLGVTNIHMTEEEMKRLRDSAITILELQNQLGI